In the genome of Nonomuraea sp. NBC_00507, the window CACCAGGGCGACGGCTCCCTCCTGGAGGGTTCCGCCGGGGGCGGGGCGGCGTTCGATACGGCCGTCGGCCGGGTCGGGGGTGGCGGCGGCAATGCCGATGATCCACTCCTTGCCGGGGTTCGCGTCGGCGTAGGCGCGGATCCGGCGCGCGTACTCCTGCGGATAGGTGGTGCCCGTCAGGTCGCACTGCCCTAGTTCCCCTCCGCCCATGACGGCATGGACGTGGGCGTCCTGGAAACCGGGGAGCAACAGCCGTCCCCGCAGGTCGACGACCTCGGTGCGGGGCCCGGCCGGCTCCTTCACCTCGTCATGCCCGATCGCGACGACCCGGCCGTCACGGACGGCGAGACTGCTCGCCCAGGTGCGGGCTCCGTCCATGGTCAGGATGGGGCCGCCAGAGAACAGCAGGTCAGCATGGGGATGCGCCATGGAGGACAGGTCCAATCAGGAACGGCTGCATGCGGCGAGCGACACGGCTCGAACCTCGGCGTGGGGGCTGTCATCGCCGCCTGGCCCCATGGAACTACCGGGCCGCTTGGCCCGTCAACGGTGTTGTCGTAAGCTTGAAGGCGTGAATGATCGCGTCATCGGCGCACCACGCAGGCGGCGGCCAGCCAAGTCAGGCGTGGTGCTCTCCCGCGAGCTGATCGTGGAGACCGCCATCCGGCTGCTGAGCCACCACGGCGCGGACGCGCTGTCGGTGCGCCGGTTGGGCGCCGCCCTGGGAGCCGATCCCTCGTCGCTCTACCGCTATTTCCGCAACACCGACGAGCTCGTCCTGGCGATCGCGGACGAGCTCATCCGCCACGCGATGGAGGGATTTCGCCCGAGCGGGGACTGGCGGGAGAGCCTACGCGAGCTCGGCCGCCGCCTGTATGCCACCTACCAGCGGCATCCCGAGGCTGCGCGCCTGTCGGCGGCCCGGGTCACCCGCCGCCCGAGCGAGATCAGGGCCGTGGAAGTGGGGCTGGGCATCCTGCGCGCGGCGGGCTTCGGTCCCGAGCAGGCCGCACGGCACTACCACAGCTTCATCGACATGAGTTTGGGATTCGCCGCGCTGGAAGCCGCCGCCAGGACGCTGCCGGAGCCCGCCGCCACCGCGGACGAGGACGCGTGGCGCTCGACGTACGCGAAACTGCCGGCAGAGGAGTACCCGAACATCGCCGCGTGCGCCGACGCCCTGGCCGCGACGATGATCGGCAGCGCCTATGCGGGGGCGCTGGAACTCCTGCTCGACGGGATGGCGGCGCAGCTTCCGCGGCCTGTCAGGTGACGGGCGTCAATCGGGCCTGCGGTCCTCGACGGCCTGGCGGCATCGAGGAGGAGGGCCTCGGCGAAGCGCGCGCCGATGAGCTGCATGCCCGTCGGCAGCCCGTCGGCCAGGCCGGTCGGCACCGTGAAAGGGCCGGGAAACCGAGGCCCGGCACGGCGGTCATGTGCCACTGGGCGGGATCAGGTCGCGGGTGCGGGCGGGGTCAAGGATGTCGGCGTCCTGTTCGAAGGGCGGCTCGGCTGAGGTCGGGGTGAGCAGGACGGTGCCCGTGCCGAGCAGTTTCTGCAGGTCCATCCTGCCGCGTCCGTGGTGGCGAGCCGGTGGGCATTTGAGGGCCCCAGCGATCAGCAAGCTGTTCAAGGCCGAGTTCGGCGTCCGACCCCAGGGAGTCCAGGACGCGCGTCAGCCGAGGGTGAGACTCGCCACCGCCGGCCTGGAGCGACAGAGGACGCGCGGACCTGGAAGTCGGCCGAGAACAGGCGGCCGAGATCGCCCGGGCGGCCTTCGAGGCAGTCGACGAGCAAGTTCACCGCCGCCTGCGCGGTCTGGCCGGGCAGGAAGCCGAGCGTGCTGATCGGCGGGTCGGTGTAGCCGGCCGCCGGGTCCTCCGTAGCGCAGACCAGCAGCAGGTCATCGGGAACGGATCGGCCGAGCCTGCGGATCGCGTCAAGCAGGAGCGGCGGGCTGAGCTCGACCAGGGTGAAAAGCGCATCCGGCGGAACGGGGGCGGCCAGCAACTCCGTCACCGCGTCCAGCGTCTGCCCGACTCCGGGGGCGGGGAGGAACGAGATCCGCGGTTCGCGCCGCCGCTCGGCGCACCAGTCGTGGTAGGCGCTGACGGTCTGCTGGTGGAAGCAGGCCGTGGTCGCGCCCGCGGCAACCGCGATCCGCTCGGCGCCCGCCTCTTCCAGGTGGTCGAGGACCTGGCGTACGGCGGCAGCGTAGTCGAAGTCGACCCACCGGCCGATCTCCCGTGCCTCGTCGGCGGCCTCCGCCAGCGCCCTCCGGTCGGCGACCACGGGGACGCCGGCCACGAGAAAGTCCCTGACCATCGGGTCTCCCTGGACCGGGTCGATGACGAACACGCCGTCGAGCGGCATGTCCAGCCAGCAGTCGTCCGGCCCGTATGTGGGCAGCAGGACGACGCCGTAGCCGTGGGCCAGAGCCGCCTGGGTCGTGGCGGTGACGATCTGGGTGAAGTAGGCCAGCTCCGCGTAGACCCACGGCGTCTCGACGTACTCACGGGCCGCGACGCCGAGCAGGCGGGTATGCCCGGCGCGCAGCAACCGTGCCGCGGCGTTCGGGCGATAGCCGAGGGACCGTGCCACCCTTCGCACGTGCTCCCGGGTGGCGGCAGGGAGGCGTCCGGCCTCATTCAGCGCGTCCGACACGGTGGTCTTGGACACCCCCGCAGCGCGGGCCACGTCCACGAGGCGGACTCTGGGCCTGCGGTCTGACTGGCTCATGAGTGAGATCGTGTCATCTGGCCGGACGCTCCGCCACCCCTCTCAGCTTTGCAGAATCGTTCCATCGGGCTCTTGTGCAGGAACGTTCCTTCACGAATACTCGCTGCCACCCCAGCCGCACCCTTTCGTTGCGGCCCGTTCCGAAAGAGGTGGTCTGATGCGCACCTCCCGTTTCGCTGCCACAACCGCACTGCTCGCGCTCGCGGTCGCTGCCTGCGGCGCCTCACCGGCCGGCAAGGACGGCCCCTCCGGCACCTTCGAGATCACCAACGACACCCCACCCGCCAAAGGCCCGGTGGACTCCGTGACCTGGTCGCTCTACGCCGAACCGCAATCCCTCGACTACGTGTACGCCTTCGACTACCCGCCCAACACCGTGCTCGCCAATGTGTGCGAGCAGCTCATGCGGATCACTCCGGACATGAAGGTGAAGCCCGGCCTGGCCAGCGCGGCCCGATCCCCCGACCCCAAGCGCTGGGTGTACACGATCCGCTCAGGGGTGAGGTTCCACGACGGCTCCACACTCACCGCCGGCGACGTCGTCGCCAGCCTGCGCCGTCACATGGACCCCAAAGTCGGCTCGTACTGGGTCTCCGTCTACCGCAACGTCGACAGGATCGAGAAGACGGGGCCGCTGGAGGTCACGGTCCACCTGAAAAAGCCCGACCAGCTCTTCAACGCGGAGATGGGCACCTCCGCCGGGACCGTCGAGAGCGCCGCCTTCCTGTCCAAGGAGGGCTACGGGACCCCGGACGTCGGCGTCAACTGCACCGGCCCCTTCTCCTTCGGCTCCTGGCAGAAGGGTCAGTCGATCATCCTCAAGAAGTTCGCCGGCTACTGGGACACGTCGCTGGCGCCGAAGGCGAACACGATCAAGAACGTGTTCATCTCGGACCCGGCCGCTCGCGTCAACGCGCTGCTCGCCGGCGAGGTCGACGGCGGCTACCTGCTGCCGTCCTCCGGGTTCCCCAAGCTCCGCACCGCCGCGAACGGCACGCTCTACTTCGGCCCCAACACGACGACAGTGAGCGTGATCCCCACCAATCTCAAGGGCGCGCTCGGTGACGTCAAGGTCCGTAAGGCGCTGTCCATGGCGCTCGACCGCGACGGCATCATCAAGGCCGCCGCGGGTGGTGTCGCCACCCCGGCGAAGGCGCCCGGCGCCACAGGCGCCTGGGGCATCGCGCCGGAGGCGGCCAAGGAGTACTACGCAAAGCTCCCGGCACTCAACCGGGACATCGCCGGGGCCAAGAAGCTGGTCGAGGAGGCCGGCGCCACCGGCAAGAAGATCGTGATGGCGACCAGCACGCTCTCCCCGGAGATCGGCGTCATCGCCAACGCCGTGCAGGCGGCGGGCCAGGCCATCGGCCTGAGGGTCGAGCTGAAGGCGGTCGCCCCCGAGGCCTACACGGCGCTGTTCTCCGACCCGAAGGCCCGGGAAGGCATCGACCTGGTCATGACGGTCTGGTACGACTCCACCCCCGACCCGCTGGAGTTCTACGGGATCCTGACGACGGGCAACTTCGCCAACTACGGCGGCTACTCCAACCCCGAGTACGACGCTTTGGTCGATGAGGCGAGCGCGCAGGCCGACCCGGCCGCGCGCGCCGCGACGGTCGCCAAGTTGCAGGAGATCGCCGTCCGCGACATGGTGTGGATCCCGTTGTACGAGGTGCCGCACACGCTGTTCCTCAACAAGCGGCTCACCGGCGCGCCGACTGGCATCGCCCAGCTCGTCTTCCCGTGGGGCGCCCCTCTGGGATCGGCAGGTTGAGCTCGACCATGGCCGGCTTCCTCCTCCGCCGGATCGGCGGCATCGCCTTGACATTGCTGATCACGTCGTTCTTGGTCTTCGGTTCCGTCCATCTCGCCCCCGGTGACCCGGCGTCCTTCCTCCTGGGAGGCCGCTCGGCGTCACCGGCGGCCGTCGCGGCCATCAAAGAGCAGTACCACCTGAACGACCCGTTCCCGATCCAGTACGCGAAGTGGATCGAAGGTGTCGTCACCGGCGACTTCGGCAAGTCGGCGCAGTTCAGGCAGGACGTCGGCGGTCTCATCA includes:
- a CDS encoding amidohydrolase family protein, which produces MAHPHADLLFSGGPILTMDGARTWASSLAVRDGRVVAIGHDEVKEPAGPRTEVVDLRGRLLLPGFQDAHVHAVMGGGELGQCDLTGTTYPQEYARRIRAYADANPGKEWIIGIAAATPDPADGRIERRPAPGGTLQEGAVALVGTLVPALTTADRPTGLLRAQDLLHSLGIAAWQDAMVAGAEGYPDPSDAHLTAARDGRLTATVVGALWWARGQGTEQIPALLEQRDRLTCGRLRCDTVKIMVDAALADTRVALTYASGERVHTAPDA
- a CDS encoding TetR/AcrR family transcriptional regulator; amino-acid sequence: MNDRVIGAPRRRRPAKSGVVLSRELIVETAIRLLSHHGADALSVRRLGAALGADPSSLYRYFRNTDELVLAIADELIRHAMEGFRPSGDWRESLRELGRRLYATYQRHPEAARLSAARVTRRPSEIRAVEVGLGILRAAGFGPEQAARHYHSFIDMSLGFAALEAAARTLPEPAATADEDAWRSTYAKLPAEEYPNIAACADALAATMIGSAYAGALELLLDGMAAQLPRPVR
- a CDS encoding LacI family DNA-binding transcriptional regulator → MSQSDRRPRVRLVDVARAAGVSKTTVSDALNEAGRLPAATREHVRRVARSLGYRPNAAARLLRAGHTRLLGVAAREYVETPWVYAELAYFTQIVTATTQAALAHGYGVVLLPTYGPDDCWLDMPLDGVFVIDPVQGDPMVRDFLVAGVPVVADRRALAEAADEAREIGRWVDFDYAAAVRQVLDHLEEAGAERIAVAAGATTACFHQQTVSAYHDWCAERRREPRISFLPAPGVGQTLDAVTELLAAPVPPDALFTLVELSPPLLLDAIRRLGRSVPDDLLLVCATEDPAAGYTDPPISTLGFLPGQTAQAAVNLLVDCLEGRPGDLGRLFSADFQVRASSVAPGRRWRVSPSADARPGLPGVGRRTRP
- a CDS encoding ABC transporter substrate-binding protein produces the protein MRTSRFAATTALLALAVAACGASPAGKDGPSGTFEITNDTPPAKGPVDSVTWSLYAEPQSLDYVYAFDYPPNTVLANVCEQLMRITPDMKVKPGLASAARSPDPKRWVYTIRSGVRFHDGSTLTAGDVVASLRRHMDPKVGSYWVSVYRNVDRIEKTGPLEVTVHLKKPDQLFNAEMGTSAGTVESAAFLSKEGYGTPDVGVNCTGPFSFGSWQKGQSIILKKFAGYWDTSLAPKANTIKNVFISDPAARVNALLAGEVDGGYLLPSSGFPKLRTAANGTLYFGPNTTTVSVIPTNLKGALGDVKVRKALSMALDRDGIIKAAAGGVATPAKAPGATGAWGIAPEAAKEYYAKLPALNRDIAGAKKLVEEAGATGKKIVMATSTLSPEIGVIANAVQAAGQAIGLRVELKAVAPEAYTALFSDPKAREGIDLVMTVWYDSTPDPLEFYGILTTGNFANYGGYSNPEYDALVDEASAQADPAARAATVAKLQEIAVRDMVWIPLYEVPHTLFLNKRLTGAPTGIAQLVFPWGAPLGSAG